In the genome of Ancylomarina subtilis, one region contains:
- a CDS encoding Spy/CpxP family protein refolding chaperone — MKTKITTCIVVALMLFSGMSQAQKRNRADRMQKACIQLTDQQKQELRSARIEFAKATLDVKNELNELRAYQRTLMSAENLDERKIFVNIDKMTALEKQLMEEQINRRLATKGLWCDEQCNFNNRRGDHPMMRNQNMKPGRDRMHRGKRADQIFRKGKGCTNGLGLSEKQEEQMQELRMAHQNATQNLREEMQELRLKQKHLLNDEKPNKNDILGNLDRISSIQNQLAKERVKNQKEIRNILDKDQLVLFLSRPHRMQKNGKARMSKCF, encoded by the coding sequence ATGAAAACTAAAATAACAACTTGTATCGTTGTGGCTTTAATGCTTTTTAGCGGCATGAGTCAGGCACAAAAAAGAAATAGAGCGGACAGAATGCAGAAAGCGTGTATTCAACTGACCGATCAGCAAAAGCAGGAACTTAGATCTGCCCGCATTGAATTTGCAAAAGCAACCCTTGATGTAAAGAATGAACTGAATGAACTCAGAGCATACCAAAGAACATTGATGTCTGCGGAGAATTTGGATGAAAGGAAAATTTTTGTAAATATTGATAAAATGACGGCTTTGGAAAAGCAGTTAATGGAAGAGCAGATCAATAGACGATTAGCAACCAAGGGGCTTTGGTGTGATGAACAATGTAATTTTAACAACCGGAGGGGAGATCACCCAATGATGAGAAATCAGAACATGAAGCCAGGAAGAGATCGGATGCATAGAGGAAAAAGAGCTGATCAAATATTTCGAAAAGGTAAGGGGTGTACCAATGGTTTAGGTTTGTCTGAAAAGCAAGAAGAGCAAATGCAGGAGCTGAGGATGGCACATCAAAATGCAACTCAAAACCTAAGGGAAGAAATGCAGGAACTTCGTTTGAAGCAAAAACATTTGTTGAATGATGAGAAGCCTAATAAGAATGATATTTTAGGTAATTTAGATCGAATTTCATCCATTCAAAATCAATTGGCTAAAGAACGGGTTAAAAATCAGAAGGAGATTAGGAATATTTTAGATAAGGACCAATTGGTTTTGTTTTTGTCAAGACCGCATAGGATGCAAAAAAACGGCAAAGCGAGAATGTCTAAATGTTTTTAA
- a CDS encoding deoxycytidylate deaminase → MQEILSTELVEKQEKLDCRYLRMAIVWAENSYCKRRQVGALIVKDKMIISDGYNGTPSGFENICEDEMNITKPYVLHAEANAITKVAKSSNSSDGATLYVTATPCIECAKLIIQAGINRVVYSEAYHCNDGKDLLIRAGIEVKFIDSKNL, encoded by the coding sequence ATGCAGGAAATTTTAAGTACAGAACTTGTAGAAAAGCAAGAAAAGCTTGATTGTAGATATTTGAGAATGGCTATTGTTTGGGCTGAAAATTCCTATTGCAAACGCCGGCAAGTGGGCGCTTTGATAGTGAAGGACAAGATGATAATTTCTGACGGTTATAATGGAACACCTTCAGGTTTTGAGAATATCTGCGAAGACGAAATGAATATAACAAAACCCTATGTTCTACATGCTGAAGCCAATGCCATCACCAAGGTTGCAAAATCAAGCAATAGTAGTGATGGGGCTACCTTATATGTAACGGCAACACCTTGTATCGAGTGCGCAAAGTTGATTATTCAGGCTGGTATCAATCGGGTTGTTTATTCTGAAGCTTATCATTGTAACGATGGTAAAGATTTGTTGATACGAGCAGGTATTGAGGTTAAATTTATAGATAGTAAGAACTTATAA
- a CDS encoding bifunctional metallophosphatase/5'-nucleotidase, with protein MKSTSFYILLILVFFSACQADRKENLTLKILATTDVHGALFPYDLVNDKEAKSSLAQAYSYIAQERNKSDQHVLLLDNGDILQGDPMVYYSNFEKTKQTHICAEVMNFMGYDAGAVGNHDIEPGHEVYDRLVKEFAFPWMAANAVKTSDGKPYFQPYTIIDKEGVKIAVIGFITPAIPKWLPEKIWSGMQFEDLEISAKKWMAIIKEKEQPDMVIGLFHSGMGEIGELKSDIRENAVWQVAKTIPGFDVIVCGHDHHEAIKWVENVDDQKVLIVNPKSKAQFLADVTVDFQLNTDKKTYSKKFDSQLLDVKTLPVSKAFESHFQSAFEEVNDYVSRPVGRFTRSIKTSDAMFGDSPFVDLIHTIQLDLTGADVSFTAPLSFNAQIDSGMLEMRDLFKLYRFENLLYTMNLTGQEIKDYLEFSYDKWFRQMNKKGDPMLFIESTKNRNRLSTMFFNYDSAEGVDYTLNLQADKGNRITINKMTNGEAFDLKKTYKVALNSYRGNGGGGHLTEGAGLSKDELSKRLINSTTKDLRFYLMKWIEEKKVVDVSCNNNWKVIPENWWQQAKDREFELLYGNN; from the coding sequence ATGAAGTCTACTTCTTTTTATATACTGCTTATTCTTGTGTTCTTTTCTGCTTGTCAAGCAGATCGGAAAGAGAATCTGACCCTTAAAATATTAGCAACAACAGATGTGCACGGCGCTTTGTTTCCCTACGATTTGGTAAACGATAAGGAGGCTAAAAGTTCGCTTGCTCAGGCTTATTCTTATATTGCTCAGGAACGCAACAAGTCAGATCAACATGTTTTGTTATTGGATAATGGTGATATTCTTCAGGGAGATCCTATGGTCTACTATTCGAATTTTGAAAAGACTAAACAGACACATATATGTGCTGAAGTGATGAATTTTATGGGCTATGATGCCGGGGCTGTAGGAAATCATGATATCGAACCTGGGCATGAAGTGTACGATCGTTTGGTAAAGGAGTTTGCTTTTCCCTGGATGGCTGCCAATGCCGTAAAAACATCGGATGGGAAACCCTATTTTCAACCCTATACAATAATTGATAAAGAGGGGGTGAAAATTGCTGTTATCGGTTTTATAACACCAGCCATACCTAAATGGCTGCCAGAGAAAATTTGGTCAGGGATGCAGTTTGAGGATTTAGAGATCTCTGCTAAAAAATGGATGGCAATTATCAAAGAAAAGGAACAACCAGATATGGTTATTGGCTTGTTTCATTCGGGAATGGGGGAAATAGGAGAATTAAAATCAGATATTAGAGAGAATGCGGTTTGGCAAGTTGCTAAAACGATTCCTGGATTTGATGTAATTGTTTGTGGTCATGATCATCATGAAGCAATAAAGTGGGTCGAGAATGTTGATGACCAGAAGGTTTTGATCGTTAATCCAAAATCAAAGGCACAATTTTTAGCCGATGTAACTGTCGATTTTCAGTTGAATACAGATAAGAAAACATATAGTAAAAAGTTTGATTCTCAACTGCTCGATGTTAAAACATTACCTGTATCAAAAGCTTTTGAATCACATTTTCAGTCAGCCTTTGAAGAGGTTAATGATTACGTTTCACGCCCGGTGGGACGCTTTACAAGAAGCATTAAAACCAGTGATGCCATGTTTGGGGATTCTCCATTTGTTGATCTGATTCATACGATTCAACTTGATTTGACGGGGGCCGATGTATCATTTACTGCGCCTTTATCTTTTAATGCACAAATTGATTCGGGGATGTTAGAAATGCGAGATTTATTTAAGTTGTATCGGTTCGAGAATCTGCTTTATACCATGAATTTGACGGGACAGGAAATCAAGGATTATTTGGAATTCAGTTACGATAAGTGGTTTCGTCAGATGAATAAAAAAGGCGATCCGATGTTGTTTATTGAATCAACGAAAAATCGGAATCGATTAAGCACCATGTTTTTTAATTACGATTCGGCTGAAGGGGTTGATTACACCCTTAACTTGCAGGCTGATAAAGGGAATCGAATCACGATTAATAAGATGACGAACGGAGAGGCCTTCGATTTGAAAAAAACGTATAAGGTAGCTTTGAATTCATATCGAGGAAATGGCGGCGGAGGTCATTTAACTGAAGGAGCTGGTCTTTCGAAAGACGAATTATCAAAGCGATTAATTAATTCGACAACAAAAGATTTACGTTTCTATTTAATGAAATGGATTGAAGAAAAAAAAGTGGTGGACGTGAGCTGCAATAATAATTGGAAAGTGATTCCTGAAAATTGGTGGCAGCAGGCCAAAGACAGAGAGTTTGAATTGTTATATGGGAATAATTAG
- a CDS encoding S41 family peptidase produces MNNKMKMFLPILLALAIILGMFINSFLQPHSTSGVFKSPVSTASHKLDAVLDMIVEDYVDTVSAQRLVEQAIPAILKDLDPHTVYIPAEDLQRFNEDLKGNFGGIGVQFIRYRDTVAVVRVVEGGPSEYGGILAGDRIVKVDSVSIVGPDIDNDIIMDKLKGPKGTGVKVSIARHGVKDLIELDIIRGSIPVASVDVAYMINDELGYIKVSRFGATTFHEFSKGLEKLKGEGLKKLVVDLRGNTGGYLSAATNMINEFLPEGKMIVYTEGKSQAKTDYVSTGRGHCQDLPIVILIDEFSASASEIFAGAIQDNDRGKIIGRRSFGKGLVQEQRMLPDGSAMRLTVARYYTPTGRCIQKPYTNGKEAYNNDITKRFVHGEFEKRDSIHFADSLKFKTPAGNIVYGGGGIMPDIFIPVDTTGYSNYFRELNRKGLIYRFAFHYVDVHRSEMKDFTKLEEILAYLKNKPLIKELTKYCQEAGVKPDPKGLNSSLEIIETQTKAYIARDLIDDAGFYPIIRKLDNTIDYVINMKD; encoded by the coding sequence ATGAATAATAAAATGAAGATGTTTCTCCCTATTTTATTAGCGTTGGCTATTATTTTAGGGATGTTTATTAATTCTTTTCTTCAACCCCATTCAACATCAGGTGTTTTTAAATCGCCAGTATCTACGGCTAGCCATAAATTGGATGCTGTTCTGGATATGATTGTTGAGGACTATGTAGATACAGTTTCTGCACAGCGATTGGTAGAACAAGCTATTCCAGCCATTCTTAAAGATTTGGATCCGCATACGGTGTATATTCCTGCTGAAGATTTACAGCGTTTCAACGAAGATTTAAAAGGAAATTTTGGAGGCATTGGGGTTCAATTTATTCGTTATCGTGACACCGTTGCAGTTGTTAGAGTTGTTGAAGGCGGCCCTTCAGAGTATGGTGGAATCTTAGCTGGAGACAGAATTGTGAAGGTCGACAGTGTTTCAATTGTAGGGCCGGATATTGATAATGATATCATAATGGACAAGCTAAAAGGTCCTAAAGGGACAGGGGTAAAAGTTAGTATTGCTCGTCATGGTGTGAAAGATTTAATCGAACTGGATATTATTCGAGGTTCTATTCCTGTTGCCAGCGTAGATGTGGCCTATATGATTAATGATGAATTGGGCTATATTAAAGTGAGTCGTTTTGGAGCAACAACCTTTCATGAATTTTCAAAAGGATTAGAGAAACTGAAAGGTGAAGGACTTAAGAAATTAGTTGTTGATCTTAGAGGGAATACAGGGGGATATTTGTCTGCCGCAACCAATATGATTAATGAATTTTTGCCGGAAGGTAAAATGATTGTGTATACCGAGGGGAAATCTCAAGCCAAAACGGACTATGTTTCAACAGGTAGAGGCCATTGTCAGGATTTACCGATTGTTATACTTATCGATGAATTTTCAGCCTCAGCCAGTGAGATTTTTGCCGGCGCAATACAGGATAACGACCGAGGTAAAATTATTGGACGTCGATCTTTTGGAAAAGGTTTGGTCCAGGAGCAGCGTATGTTGCCGGATGGCTCTGCCATGAGATTGACTGTAGCCCGATATTACACACCAACAGGTCGTTGTATTCAAAAGCCTTATACAAATGGCAAAGAGGCATACAATAATGATATCACAAAACGATTTGTGCATGGAGAGTTCGAAAAGAGAGATTCCATTCATTTTGCAGATTCATTAAAGTTTAAAACCCCGGCTGGAAATATTGTGTATGGTGGGGGAGGTATTATGCCGGATATCTTTATTCCCGTTGACACCACAGGGTACTCCAACTATTTTCGTGAATTAAACCGGAAGGGACTGATTTATCGATTTGCATTCCATTATGTGGATGTGCATCGATCAGAAATGAAAGACTTTACGAAGCTTGAAGAGATTTTAGCCTATTTAAAGAATAAACCTTTGATAAAAGAACTGACTAAATATTGTCAGGAGGCAGGGGTTAAACCAGACCCAAAAGGTTTGAATAGTTCTTTAGAGATTATTGAGACTCAGACCAAAGCTTATATCGCTCGTGATTTAATTGATGATGCAGGTTTTTATCCTATCATCAGGAAGTTAGATAACACGATTGATTATGTGATCAATATGAAAGATTAA